TGTAGGTACTTTCAAAGATTCAAGGTCCTCTGAGAGGAAACATCTGCTTCAAGTAGGTGAACCCTTATTTTCAAACAACAGACTTAGTTTTGGGTTCACCCGCATAAAACCATCCTCTCTTCATCCACTTTATCAAGAATCGATGGGATTTTGTATTTAAATTGTCTCACTCCTTGATCATCTGAACTCCCAATGGATACAAGCCAAAcctgcctaaccttttatcatAAGTCAAAATTATTAAACCTTGCTTGAACTGCTTGCAACACACAACATGCTAGCTTTAATAATTAAGAAGGCAAAGCTATGTACTCCAGTTGTGGTCATACCAATACCCTTCATAACTAAAGCATTAGCTCCCACTTTTgggtttattttcttttgtaataaACAATGTTCTGTTAGCTTTCTCAATTAGTGTTGAGCcactaatttaatgtatactattggagttgggcttttttttaaacaagttacctgtttggctgcaataAGCAAGAATTTCAGGCAGATGTACAATGTACTTGTGTATGTTATAATTACCTTATTCACCAACAATCCGTGAATCAGGACGCCTAGATCCTTGTGCATCCCAGAGCTTTGCAATCAGTCACCAGCTAgatgatatttttaaatttttcatgaaCTAGGCAATTTTTCCTGGGCAATGGTCCTTTGTACCATATACTTTCTTAACTATGTTTTCTATCAGAAAATTTAGCAGATCTGCCTTTGGTGCCTTCATTCTAATCATTGAtataaaatacagtacaactccaattatccaaaatggtcattttttccagataactggtcatttttttaaaaaaacaggccagtatcaacagcaaatcacttttaaacttttgtttaaacATCAGCAAAAAAGGAAggccttttaagcattaaaataaaataaaagttcccctctcctgcccggaacccgaggtccccgctctagccaggaggctgctctcctttATGACGCCAGGACAAAGGATTCCTCTGACCGCTGTGACTGGGAGATGGTGGCGTGCAGTTAgagatggagagaaaagtcaacaggaaaggtaaagaagaaatggaaagaggggagggagttagaaACGAGCACAAtagttgttctaatttcatgtcgagttaatttatttaaacctgtgaggtcagttcggctaaatgaagattttagagaatccgatttcggataattggagttgtactgtatttagaCTCCTGCAACTCATTGATCTTTCTAAACAGAAAAAGTTCAATTTTTGGTTACTCATTTCCTATTAACCATTAATTTTCAATGTTAATATGTCACCTCTGCCACCGTAACTTCATATTTCCTGCAATAACCTTTTGAtgaggcaccttgtcaaatgttttTCTTGAAATCTTTAGAATAGTGCATCCACTTTTTTTAATCACATCATTAGTTCCTACTTTAAAGAAATCCAATAAATTTGTGAGAGGAGAATGAAGTTTGACCGAACTATTGACTTACTTTAAATAACTTGAATTTCTCCAAGTGCTCTGCTATAGAGGAATTGGTTAAAGACAGTCTAATTTTACCATTGATAAATGTTGACTGATCGACTTTTAGTGAGGATTGGGGTCCAGTGAGTAGTTAGGTATCACAGCTTTACATTGCTagagacctgggtttgaaaccagtgctgcctataaggagtttgtatgtccttccTTTGACCTGTATAGCTTTTTtcccagatgctccggtttcttcctacccttcaaaaacgcagagttggtaggttaattgggcagcatgggtttcaatgggtGGAATCCACTTCTACCATGTTTTCATGGATGGAACAGTAGTTGAGGGTTAGAACCCTCAGGTTTCTGGACGTCCACATATCAGAGAACCTCTCCTGGCACCACCACATTGAGGaatctgtgaagaaggcaaatcaaGGCCTCTACTTtccaagtctgaggagatttgatgtgTTGTCAAAtagtctatcaaacttctacaggtgtcctGTGGAAAGTATTTCGGTTGCATCACAAACAAGTTTAGTAATTGGAgtacccaggaatgcagaaggttgcaAAAAGTAGCAAACTCAGCCAAGTCCATCATCCATTAAAGTCGTTTATGTGAGGTGCTGCTTCAAGAGGGCAGTCAACATCTTaaaagatccccatcaccctggtcacaatctcttccttGTTATccagcacctttaggttcaagaacagattttattGAGCGGCCATAGtgagacagagtatatagatatgttttgggagataaattgggaaaggtttgttagagtaggtcacatacaaacactttaaaaccgatcttatttgaaattctggagctctgctaatgctagacatgtcggggcctgaGTCTTTgctaaagctttggagagtgcccaaaagacttcactaatggattgttgcttacaaaaaggcaacagatgagagCTTGTCTGAGCCACAGAtagtctgcagtggaacttgctgttctaagaggctcgtgtggttttgcaagcagagagagtcaaacaggctttctcagagagagggagagagagagcgcgtgtgcaagacagacagacatacatcagttctacagtgttacagtcagcaacagcagctgggactagaacaggacaagctggcaagcttgtggaaaaccccatttggaagactgttTGTGAGTTCTTGctacagcctggtcaaagtctttgtggtttatggaagaggagaggactagctgtcttgtttcacaagaaacaagaagaaactctgtggtgacctgaaagaaagaggttatcatctggagaaccctgagcgggaaagtttcgtcagcaagacactgaagtgcttgattaaaaaggaatcagttgtggatgtcctggaacaacaaatctctctctgaaaactgacaagaaccttccagagcgataaccatttacctttaaagcaccaaagcctggtgaactttataaatgttaaattctgtgcacagtataagaatgggttgcaaccagtgaacttggaggaatgagaagtgagattggactgtgaaccaaagaacttttctgaacttacacacacattatatacacgtgcgcttagaattagaagggggttaagttaggttagttaagtcaatagtgataagttgaagtgtgattctgttttcatgtttaaagataattaaaagcaacttttgttaaagtaaccatttgtcttgatgaatatctattgcttctgggttttggcaTCCTCTCGGCCTATAACAATAGGCTCTTCATCCTCACATAAGATACTATACACGAGAGACCTATACACGATTGAAATGCTACTTATTTCATGCACTGGTGgtgaatattatatttttatcCTTTATATACATGTATGTAAATTATCTCTGTGTATGGGGGCAATTTAATGCATACTGTTGTAGTTGTTTTATCTTGTATATCTGTTTAGATGCAGAGTAAGAACTTCAGTGTGTATTTTACTTGTGTATATGAACCCGTTATCATTAATTTTCATTCCTAATTGAAATTGTAACCTTTATTTGCAATAATACATacccaaaaaaataaaacaaattccgCTGGAATTGTGTTCATCTGTTAAGTTTAATGATTGGCATTAAATTTCCAAGCAGGTTTCAGAACATTCAcgattttctatttttaaaaaacaataatgGAGTAGTGGTGTTCCTTGTTGGGAGCATAGAAAACTTGGTGCTGATTTAAATCTTCAATCTTTAAAAAGTGATCTGTTCATAACTGGTGGTAACCTGCTCATCAAGATCAGTAAAATCCCTGAATCCGGAATTCAAGAAtcctgcaaaaaaaattgcaaaaaatagAGAAATTTAAAATTACCATGCCTAGCTGATggttcgccaatcacgcaaccTCACACAGCTTATCTAAAGGTGCAAGATACCAATTTTACTGTATTGGAAGCATTGAGAGGCTACAGCGTACCAAAGGCAAGGGGAAGAATTTCAGAATATTTAGACTGTTTTCCCACAAATGTTTAATGTGAAGGCTACAAATCAACATGGTGAAAACCAGATAGGGTGGAGCTCTGCAAAGATGGAAGAGTAAAGGAAGGATAGTAAAGTTGTTGGATGGGGAGGTGAGAATGCAAGGAGTAGCATTTTGAGGGGAATTCCCCACCATGTTCAAAATTTGCAGTGAAaacatggggggggtggggggaatgtgcCAGTTCTACTGTGGTGTGGCAGCTTTGGGGTAAGTGTGTAGGATTTCGATATGAAAGAATTACTGCCCACTTTTCCCCTTTTGCACATTTTAAGAGCTCGTGACTTGTTTCTAAAGGTTTTGATTCATTTAAACATCTGATCTAATGATTATCATTATTATCTAATATAACTTTTATCTTAATAGTTACAGCTATTTACTGTATTACTGGAATTTACTAATCAAAAGTGCTGATTTATATGAATATAGTTCACTGTATATTTATCACCAATTTTGGTATTGATTCATATAGCTAAAATGACAGGGCTGTACTGGGGACTAATATTGTACAGAAATTTGCTGAACTGCACTTGGATGTTCATGTTTAAACACAAGGGTGACTACTTGCAAGAGGAGTATGTCAGAGATCAATATGTTTTATTTTCCTTAATGTTTCCACTTCCCAGTCCTGATGACACCATAAAAGATCTGAAGAAGTTGATAGCTGCACAGACTGGAACAAAATGGGACAAACTTGTCTTGAAGAAATggtgtgttctctctctcttttattaATACTAACTTCTTTAATAGGAATTATTTTAAGCTCTGTTCTctctctttatttaaaaaaataatagctCCCCTCAACCATACTGTCAGTTAATTTCAACCTTTCCACCCACAAAACCCCTTAAGTATGACTACTTACTGCAGGATCACATATAATAAACCCATAGATCACCAAAAGTGGGGGAACTTAATGGGCATAAGCCCCTTTCCAGACCACTGATAGGATGTTTACTTCAGGGAAAATTAGATTTTTTTCATCAAAATGCATCCTTGTTCATTATGAATATTAGTTGTCATCCCGACAGgtaataattctttatttctttgcaTGTATATGTGAgtataggtttttttttgcactgtctatctgcaggaaaaagaatctcagggttgtatgtgatgtcataattatttttacagtaacagaccatttcagcccacgagtccatgctacccattctacacccctttaacctacagccccgttttgagcggtgggaggaagcaggagcccccggagaaaacccacacagacacggggagaacgtacaaactttaaGAGCATGGGATTAAACCCTTGTCTggacctgatcgctggtgctgtaaaggcgttgcactaaccactacgccaatagTTCGCCCTTGTATGTCCTTTgtatcatgtttgtactctggcaataaatctgaattggtTGAGAAATGGTGCAGCAGCACTTTGGCTGTAGTTGAACCTTCTGGAATGGTCCAAGGACACTTGCATCAATTCCTAGTTCTAACTTTAtaacttttttccaattttaggtacACCATTTTTAAGAATCATGTACAGCTGCAGGATTGTA
This genomic window from Narcine bancroftii isolate sNarBan1 chromosome 3, sNarBan1.hap1, whole genome shotgun sequence contains:
- the ubl5 gene encoding ubiquitin-like protein 5; this translates as MIEIICNDRLGKKVRVKCNPDDTIKDLKKLIAAQTGTKWDKLVLKKWYTIFKNHVQLQDYEIHDGMNLELYYQ